From one Acidibrevibacterium fodinaquatile genomic stretch:
- a CDS encoding GDSL-type esterase/lipase family protein — MSRRIILAALALVWLAAAAPEQRRIVLAATPIARLDLPWWRARFEKKAAELRKAPIDLVFYGDSITEDYERAGPEPWRDFAAIWQHYYGARHAINLGFKGDTTASLLWRITHGEASGIAPRVAVVLIGANNLGRLHWSAEDTIAGIAADVAALRERLPKTRILLLGILPSDRSAWASATTIVVNHALAERYRAASMVTFLDLSGVFMKNGALDRSLFLDPLLTPPEPPLHPNAEGQRRMAAAMEPTLARLLAQ, encoded by the coding sequence TTGAGCCGCCGGATCATCCTCGCCGCGCTCGCCCTCGTTTGGCTTGCCGCCGCAGCGCCCGAGCAACGCCGGATCGTCCTCGCCGCGACCCCGATCGCCCGCCTCGATCTTCCCTGGTGGCGTGCGCGATTCGAAAAGAAAGCCGCGGAACTGCGCAAAGCCCCGATCGATCTGGTCTTTTACGGCGATTCCATCACCGAGGATTACGAGCGCGCCGGCCCCGAGCCATGGCGCGATTTCGCCGCGATCTGGCAGCATTATTACGGCGCGCGCCACGCCATCAATCTCGGTTTCAAGGGCGATACCACCGCGAGCCTGCTCTGGCGGATCACCCATGGTGAAGCGAGCGGCATCGCGCCGAGGGTGGCCGTGGTTCTGATCGGCGCCAACAATCTCGGCCGGCTGCATTGGTCGGCGGAAGACACGATCGCCGGCATCGCCGCCGATGTCGCGGCCCTTCGCGAGCGCTTGCCGAAAACCCGTATCCTGCTCCTCGGCATTCTGCCAAGCGACCGCTCAGCGTGGGCGAGCGCGACGACGATCGTCGTCAACCACGCCCTCGCCGAGCGTTATCGCGCCGCATCGATGGTGACGTTTCTCGATCTCAGCGGCGTCTTCATGAAAAATGGCGCCCTCGACCGCAGCCTTTTTCTTGACCCCCTGCTCACCCCGCCGGAACCGCCCTTGCACCCCAACGCCGAGGGCCAGAGGAGGATGGCGGCGGCGATGGAGCCGACACTCGCCCGTTTACTCGCGCAATGA
- the hmgA gene encoding homogentisate 1,2-dioxygenase, producing the protein MNAIDQRAGADGLAYLSGFGNEFASEAIAGALPRGQNSPQHVPLGLYAEQFSATAFTVPRREARRTWLYRIMPSARHQRFQPIEQPLLAGPLAPPNPNRMRWDPIPIPENPTDFLEGLITIGANSEATAPAGVSIHVYVANRSMQRAFFDADGELLLVPQTGRLRLVTECGRLDVAPGEIAIVPRGMKFRVDLHDAQARGYVCENHGAALRLPDLGPIGSNGLANPRDFLAPQAWFEERAAPTELVQKFQGTLWSTMLDRSPFDVVAWHGNAVPCKYDLALFNTIGTVSFDHPDPSIFTVLTSPTAVAGVANVDFVIFPPRWMVAEHTFRPPWFHRNVMNECMGLVRGEYDAKAGGFLPGGMSLHSCMSAHGPDAASTERAIAADLAPQKIDNTLAFMFETSLVIRPSAYALAAPQWQKDYDQCWDGLKPTFSGQSR; encoded by the coding sequence ATGAACGCGATCGATCAGCGAGCCGGCGCCGATGGGCTTGCCTATCTCAGCGGTTTCGGCAATGAATTTGCGAGTGAGGCGATCGCTGGCGCGCTGCCGCGCGGGCAGAATTCGCCCCAGCATGTGCCGCTCGGCCTCTATGCCGAGCAATTTTCGGCGACAGCCTTCACCGTGCCGCGCCGTGAAGCGCGCCGCACTTGGCTCTATCGCATCATGCCATCGGCGCGACACCAGCGCTTCCAGCCGATCGAGCAGCCGCTGTTGGCCGGCCCCCTCGCGCCGCCCAATCCCAACCGCATGCGCTGGGATCCGATCCCGATCCCTGAGAACCCAACGGATTTTCTCGAAGGTCTGATCACGATCGGCGCAAATAGCGAGGCGACAGCACCGGCCGGCGTCAGCATTCATGTCTATGTCGCCAATCGCTCGATGCAGCGCGCGTTTTTCGATGCCGATGGCGAATTGCTTTTGGTGCCGCAAACCGGGCGTCTGCGCCTGGTGACGGAGTGCGGGCGGCTCGATGTCGCGCCTGGGGAAATCGCGATCGTGCCGCGCGGGATGAAATTTCGCGTCGATCTCCATGATGCGCAGGCGCGCGGCTATGTCTGCGAAAATCATGGCGCTGCCTTGCGTTTGCCCGATCTCGGGCCGATCGGGAGCAACGGCCTCGCCAATCCCCGCGATTTTCTCGCACCCCAAGCCTGGTTCGAGGAGCGCGCCGCGCCGACGGAATTGGTGCAGAAATTTCAAGGAACGCTATGGTCGACAATGCTCGATCGCTCGCCCTTCGATGTCGTTGCCTGGCATGGCAATGCGGTGCCGTGCAAATACGATCTCGCTTTGTTCAATACCATCGGCACGGTGAGCTTCGATCATCCCGACCCCTCGATCTTCACCGTGCTCACCTCGCCGACCGCGGTCGCGGGGGTTGCCAATGTCGATTTCGTGATTTTTCCACCGCGCTGGATGGTCGCCGAGCACACATTCCGCCCACCCTGGTTTCATCGCAACGTGATGAACGAATGCATGGGTCTCGTGCGCGGCGAATATGATGCGAAAGCGGGCGGATTTTTGCCAGGTGGAATGTCGCTCCATAGCTGCATGAGCGCGCATGGGCCGGATGCGGCGAGCACCGAGCGCGCCATTGCCGCTGATCTCGCGCCGCAGAAAATCGACAACACGCTCGCCTTCATGTTCGAAACCAGCCTCGTCATCCGCCCGAGTGCCTACGCGCTCGCCGCCCCGCAATGGCAAAAAGACTATGATCAGTGCTGGGATGGGCTCAAACCGACATTCAGCGGGCAAAGCCGATGA
- a CDS encoding FAD-dependent oxidoreductase, which produces MKYHPPRYPAAPVAKSGAHHKVVVAGGGLVGLTLALDLAQRGIGVVLLDDEDTVSVGSRAICFAKRTLEIYDRLGLGERIFEKGVTWNTGKIFFQKREIYGFDLLPDSGHHYPAFINLQQYYVEEWLVEACQAAGVDLRWKHRVVSVANHPDHVALRIETPAGAYDLTCAWLLACDGARSTVREAMALPFVGRAFPDRFLIADVEMKAPFPSERWFWFDPPFHRGQSVLLHRQADDIWRIDFQLGPDADPEEERKPERVIPRVRAMLGDTPFALDWVSVYTFRCRRLEKFVHGRVIFAGDAAHQVSPFGARGGNGGVQDADNLAWKLAAILDGSGDERLLASYDSERIAAADENILHSTRSTDFISPKSDAIRAYRDATLLLGAHFEFARRLVNSGRLSQPAILRESPLNDPRAAGWQGAPALGSPAIDAPIRHRGRKTWLLRHLGGQHFTLMAFAPVAGEMRAALRAVGIETVVIADRESGDGEDDVLIDSEGLVRRRYGFKEGGGILFRPDQHVASVMTRPDYAAAVRVYCLAGGALAEIAA; this is translated from the coding sequence ATGAAATACCATCCCCCGCGTTATCCGGCGGCGCCGGTCGCGAAATCCGGGGCGCATCACAAGGTGGTGGTCGCGGGCGGCGGGTTGGTTGGGCTCACGCTGGCGCTCGATCTCGCGCAGCGCGGGATTGGCGTCGTCCTGCTCGATGACGAGGATACCGTTTCGGTCGGCTCGCGGGCGATCTGTTTTGCCAAACGTACGCTGGAGATTTATGACCGTCTCGGTCTCGGCGAACGCATCTTTGAAAAAGGCGTGACCTGGAACACCGGAAAAATTTTTTTCCAAAAGCGCGAGATTTATGGCTTCGACTTGCTGCCCGACAGCGGCCATCATTATCCTGCCTTCATCAATCTCCAGCAATATTACGTCGAGGAATGGCTGGTCGAGGCATGTCAGGCTGCCGGCGTTGATCTTCGCTGGAAGCATCGGGTTGTTTCCGTCGCCAATCATCCCGATCATGTCGCGCTGCGGATTGAGACCCCGGCCGGCGCCTATGATCTCACCTGCGCGTGGCTTCTGGCATGCGATGGCGCGCGCTCGACGGTGCGCGAGGCGATGGCTTTGCCGTTTGTCGGACGCGCTTTTCCTGATCGCTTTCTGATCGCCGATGTCGAGATGAAGGCGCCGTTTCCAAGCGAACGCTGGTTTTGGTTCGATCCGCCATTTCATCGCGGCCAGTCGGTGCTTCTCCATCGCCAAGCCGACGACATCTGGCGGATCGATTTCCAACTCGGCCCCGATGCCGATCCTGAAGAAGAACGCAAACCCGAGCGCGTCATCCCACGCGTGCGCGCGATGCTTGGCGATACGCCGTTCGCTTTGGATTGGGTGAGCGTCTATACGTTCCGCTGCCGGCGGCTCGAAAAATTCGTCCATGGCAGGGTCATTTTCGCCGGCGATGCCGCGCATCAGGTGAGCCCGTTTGGCGCCCGCGGCGGCAATGGCGGCGTGCAGGACGCCGATAATCTCGCCTGGAAACTTGCCGCTATTCTCGACGGCAGCGGCGATGAACGCCTGCTCGCGAGCTATGATAGCGAGCGCATCGCGGCGGCGGATGAGAATATTTTGCACTCGACACGCAGCACCGATTTCATTTCGCCAAAATCAGACGCCATTCGCGCCTATCGCGACGCGACCCTGCTGCTCGGTGCGCATTTCGAATTCGCGCGACGTCTGGTGAATTCCGGTCGGCTGTCGCAACCCGCGATTTTGCGGGAAAGCCCGCTCAACGATCCCCGGGCGGCGGGATGGCAGGGCGCGCCGGCGCTAGGGAGCCCGGCGATCGACGCGCCGATACGTCATCGCGGCCGGAAGACATGGCTTCTGCGGCATCTCGGCGGCCAGCATTTCACGCTCATGGCGTTTGCGCCTGTCGCCGGCGAAATGCGTGCGGCACTGCGCGCCGTGGGGATCGAGACGGTGGTGATCGCCGATCGCGAGAGCGGCGACGGCGAAGACGATGTCTTGATCGATAGTGAAGGTCTGGTCAGACGGCGCTATGGCTTTAAGGAAGGCGGCGGGATTTTGTTTCGCCCTGACCAGCATGTCGCGAGCGTGATGACGCGCCCCGACTATGCGGCGGCGGTGCGCGTGTATTGTCTTGCGGGCGGCGCTCTGGCGGAGATCGCGGCATGA
- a CDS encoding DUF2783 domain-containing protein, which yields MTLDTSAHLDDPDAIFVAIAAAHAGLSAEQSRRLDAALVLLLANQVDASATVLAAIAAARRVVLGDEITEGQSETK from the coding sequence ATGACGCTCGATACCAGTGCCCATCTCGATGACCCCGATGCGATCTTCGTTGCGATCGCCGCCGCGCATGCCGGGCTGAGCGCGGAACAATCGCGCCGGCTGGATGCCGCGTTGGTGCTGTTGCTGGCAAACCAAGTCGACGCAAGTGCTACCGTTCTCGCGGCGATCGCGGCGGCGCGGCGCGTCGTCCTCGGCGACGAAATCACAGAGGGCCAATCCGAAACGAAATGA
- a CDS encoding undecaprenyl-diphosphate phosphatase translates to MDLLHAIAVAILQGATELFPVSSLGHAVVLPAVLGMKLDEHAPSFLPFLVMLHLGTATALLLYFWRDWWALARGVIGFDDAHQVREARRVFVLIVIATLPAVVIGFVFEHFFRDLFASPMVAAAFLIVNGGLLLFGERLREGGHRALSTLSPGDALAIGLWQCTALIPGISRSGATIVGALLRGIDHEGAAHFSFLIATPIILGATVLEVPKLHHQGMPPGVLAIATIAAIAAGITAFASTAFLMRYFRRHDAWALNPFAYYCIALGAAALAALALIS, encoded by the coding sequence ATGGATCTGCTGCACGCGATTGCCGTCGCCATCCTCCAGGGGGCGACGGAATTATTTCCCGTAAGCAGCCTCGGCCATGCGGTCGTGCTGCCAGCGGTTCTCGGCATGAAGCTCGACGAGCATGCCCCTTCGTTCCTGCCCTTCCTGGTGATGCTCCATCTCGGCACCGCGACCGCGTTGCTGCTCTATTTCTGGCGCGATTGGTGGGCGCTGGCGCGCGGGGTGATCGGCTTCGATGACGCGCATCAGGTGCGCGAGGCCCGGCGCGTCTTCGTCCTGATCGTCATTGCGACGCTGCCGGCGGTGGTGATCGGCTTCGTGTTCGAGCATTTTTTTCGCGATCTCTTCGCCTCACCCATGGTCGCGGCGGCGTTTTTGATCGTCAATGGCGGACTGCTGCTATTTGGCGAGCGCCTGCGCGAAGGCGGCCATCGTGCGCTCTCGACGCTGTCGCCGGGCGATGCGCTCGCCATCGGGCTCTGGCAATGCACGGCGCTGATCCCCGGCATTTCGCGCTCCGGCGCGACCATCGTCGGCGCCCTCTTGCGCGGGATCGACCATGAGGGCGCGGCGCATTTCTCCTTCCTCATCGCAACCCCGATCATTCTCGGCGCGACCGTGCTCGAAGTGCCAAAACTGCATCATCAGGGCATGCCGCCGGGCGTCTTGGCGATCGCGACCATCGCAGCGATCGCGGCTGGGATCACCGCATTTGCCTCGACCGCCTTCCTGATGCGCTATTTCCGCCGCCATGACGCGTGGGCGCTCAATCCCTTCGCTTATTACTGCATCGCACTCGGCGCGGCGGCACTGGCGGCGCTGGCGCTGATCTCTTGA
- a CDS encoding APC family permease: MSLRDLLFGRKLANTEAEGQRMGLVPALPAMGLDGLSSAAYGPEATLSILAAAGGAGIGFVTPVTAVIIALLAILYFSYRQTITAYPKNGGSYTVASENLGANAGLLAAIALMIDYMLNVAVGISSGVAALISALPALQPFTLWLCLAILAAITLVNLRGSKESGLAFAVPTYLFLGSLGIILVLGVGKTLLAGGHPAAVIRPPPLAKAGEAVGLWLLLRAFASGCTAMTGVEAVSNSTSAFREPVVVNAHRTLTAIVVLLGFLLLGIAYLVRVYGIAAMDQTAPGYQSVLSQLIGAVYGQGWFYYLTIAGILAVLCLSANTSFVGFPRLCRQVAADSYLPHAFAMPGRRLVYSVGVLFLAVGAGLLLIVFDGVTDRLIPLFAVGAFLAFTLSQAGMAVHWWRARGEHGAGAHFRLVINGFGAVATGLALAVILVAKFVEGAWITVAIIPAMLLLLRAIRRYYATLDAAILGARDRRVQFAHYEPPVVLLPIERWDRLGRKALNFALRTSPDVFALHLTALEGPEGAGEEEAAHEKRLRDNWRRYVEQPAKRAGLPPPHLLIENSPFRSMVAPLLRAALDLEKRFPGRPVMVVIPEVVEGRWWEMFLHTRNAQRLRRALLRHGGVNLVVATVPWQTAEPEPADVIAEEEPADPATEAKTPAGGAKQPVAKPAK; this comes from the coding sequence ATGAGTCTGAGAGATCTCCTATTCGGGCGTAAGCTCGCTAATACCGAAGCCGAAGGGCAGCGCATGGGGCTGGTCCCGGCTTTGCCGGCGATGGGGCTCGATGGGCTGAGTTCCGCGGCCTATGGGCCGGAGGCGACACTCAGCATCCTGGCGGCGGCAGGCGGGGCGGGGATCGGCTTCGTCACGCCGGTGACGGCGGTGATCATCGCGCTTTTGGCTATTCTCTATTTTTCCTATCGCCAGACCATCACCGCCTATCCCAAGAATGGCGGCTCTTATACCGTTGCCTCTGAGAATCTCGGCGCCAACGCCGGGCTGCTCGCCGCGATCGCGCTGATGATCGACTATATGCTCAACGTCGCGGTCGGCATCTCGTCGGGGGTTGCGGCGCTGATTTCGGCGCTGCCGGCGTTGCAGCCTTTTACGCTCTGGCTTTGCCTTGCCATTCTCGCCGCGATCACTCTGGTCAATTTGCGCGGCAGCAAGGAATCGGGGCTTGCGTTCGCGGTGCCGACCTATCTGTTCCTCGGCTCGCTCGGGATCATCTTGGTGCTCGGCGTCGGCAAAACCTTGCTCGCTGGCGGCCATCCAGCGGCGGTGATCCGCCCGCCGCCGCTTGCCAAGGCGGGGGAGGCGGTTGGGCTCTGGCTGCTCTTGCGGGCGTTTGCCAGCGGCTGCACGGCGATGACCGGGGTCGAGGCGGTAAGCAACAGCACCAGCGCGTTTCGCGAGCCGGTGGTGGTGAACGCACACCGCACCTTGACCGCGATCGTGGTGCTGCTCGGGTTTTTGCTGCTCGGGATCGCCTATCTCGTGCGGGTCTACGGTATCGCTGCGATGGATCAGACGGCGCCGGGCTACCAAAGCGTGCTCTCGCAATTGATTGGTGCGGTCTATGGCCAAGGTTGGTTCTATTACCTTACCATCGCCGGCATTCTCGCGGTGCTGTGTCTTTCCGCCAATACCAGCTTCGTCGGGTTCCCCCGTCTTTGCCGACAGGTCGCGGCGGACAGCTATCTTCCCCACGCTTTCGCGATGCCAGGGCGGCGTCTGGTCTATTCGGTCGGGGTTTTGTTCCTTGCTGTCGGCGCCGGGTTATTGCTGATCGTGTTCGATGGGGTTACCGACCGGCTGATCCCGCTATTTGCGGTCGGCGCCTTTCTTGCCTTTACCCTCTCGCAAGCGGGGATGGCGGTGCATTGGTGGCGGGCGCGCGGTGAGCATGGCGCTGGCGCGCATTTTCGCCTCGTTATCAACGGCTTCGGCGCCGTCGCGACCGGATTGGCGCTTGCCGTCATTCTGGTGGCGAAATTCGTCGAGGGCGCCTGGATCACGGTTGCCATCATTCCGGCGATGCTTCTTCTGCTGCGCGCGATCCGCCGCTATTACGCGACGTTGGATGCGGCCATCCTTGGCGCGCGCGATCGGCGGGTGCAGTTCGCGCATTATGAGCCGCCGGTCGTCTTGCTGCCGATCGAGCGCTGGGATCGGCTTGGGCGCAAGGCGCTGAATTTCGCGCTGCGGACTTCCCCGGATGTTTTTGCGCTCCATTTGACCGCGCTTGAGGGGCCAGAGGGCGCCGGCGAGGAGGAAGCCGCCCATGAGAAGCGGCTGCGCGATAATTGGCGCCGCTATGTCGAGCAGCCCGCCAAGCGCGCGGGTCTGCCGCCGCCGCATCTCCTGATCGAAAATTCCCCGTTCCGCAGCATGGTGGCGCCGCTTTTGCGGGCGGCGCTCGATCTCGAAAAACGCTTTCCCGGCCGCCCGGTGATGGTGGTGATCCCGGAGGTGGTGGAAGGCCGCTGGTGGGAGATGTTTCTCCACACCCGCAACGCCCAGCGCCTGCGGCGTGCGCTGCTGCGTCATGGCGGCGTCAATCTGGTGGTGGCGACGGTGCCATGGCAGACCGCCGAGCCCGAGCCCGCAGACGTGATCGCCGAGGAGGAGCCTGCCGATCCCGCGACCGAGGCGAAAACGCCGGCCGGCGGTGCAAAACAACCGGTGGCAAAACCGGCGAAGTAG
- a CDS encoding phospholipid carrier-dependent glycosyltransferase codes for MPRLLRTRWPRGFLVLFCVILWLPGFFSLPPGDRDESRFAQATKQMLESGDVIRIQNGPEARNLKPVGIYWAQLPFVAAAERLGLGEANPIWRYRLPSLLGALLAVLATYRFGIALVGEGAARLAAALLAAALLLVVEHDIAKTDAALLGVTTVAMGLLSRAWLDPAGFGRWQAALFWLALAAGVLLKGPVTPMVAGLSIMVLALAALWRREREGLACLASLRPKLGVPIFLAVTLPWFSAIAIATHGAFFVDSLGHDLGGKITGVSNGHGAPPGTHLLLLPLTLFPASLALFAALPAFWAARKTRRGQFLLAWIVPSWLVFEAAPTKLPHYPLPLFPAILMIVATSLLARERPAPLWLARLSAGAFALALAVLGVGAALLPFFVAPGLGRANLYGVPGCLAAAVIAWAVMPAAWAGDTRVATGRALLLAPLLYWAVLEAELPHLDALWIAPRVAAVLAGRTPAGEGFGAIGYQEPSLRFVVGTKTRFLTGPGDAARFLADGGRVVLVDAAERDAFLAAANALGVPTTPIATLDGFDLGRGRRVTLFLYARLPAS; via the coding sequence TTGCCCCGCCTTCTCCGCACCCGCTGGCCGCGGGGGTTTCTCGTTCTCTTTTGCGTCATTCTCTGGCTGCCGGGGTTTTTCTCGCTGCCGCCCGGCGATCGCGACGAATCGCGTTTCGCCCAGGCGACGAAGCAGATGCTGGAGAGCGGTGACGTCATTCGCATCCAGAACGGGCCGGAAGCACGCAATCTGAAGCCGGTCGGCATTTATTGGGCGCAATTGCCGTTCGTTGCCGCCGCCGAGCGGCTCGGCCTCGGCGAGGCTAATCCGATCTGGCGCTATCGCCTGCCATCGCTGCTCGGCGCGCTGCTCGCCGTGCTCGCAACCTACCGTTTCGGCATTGCCCTGGTCGGGGAAGGGGCGGCCCGCCTGGCCGCCGCCCTGCTCGCGGCCGCGCTGCTGCTCGTCGTTGAACACGATATCGCCAAGACCGACGCCGCCCTGCTCGGCGTCACCACCGTTGCGATGGGGCTGCTTTCGCGCGCCTGGCTCGACCCGGCCGGTTTCGGGCGATGGCAGGCGGCGCTGTTTTGGCTCGCGCTCGCCGCCGGCGTCCTTCTCAAGGGACCGGTGACGCCGATGGTTGCGGGTCTTTCGATCATGGTGCTCGCGCTCGCCGCGCTTTGGCGGCGGGAGCGGGAAGGGCTCGCGTGCCTCGCATCATTGCGCCCGAAGCTCGGCGTGCCGATTTTTCTCGCCGTGACGCTGCCCTGGTTCAGCGCCATCGCGATCGCAACGCATGGCGCGTTTTTCGTCGATTCGCTCGGCCATGATCTCGGCGGCAAGATCACCGGGGTCAGCAACGGCCACGGCGCGCCGCCGGGCACGCATCTTCTCCTCCTGCCGCTCACCTTGTTTCCCGCGAGCCTCGCGTTGTTCGCGGCGCTGCCGGCGTTTTGGGCGGCACGAAAGACGCGGCGCGGGCAGTTCCTGCTTGCCTGGATCGTGCCGTCCTGGCTGGTGTTCGAGGCAGCGCCGACCAAGCTCCCGCATTATCCGCTGCCCCTGTTTCCGGCAATTCTGATGATCGTCGCGACGAGTCTGCTGGCGCGCGAACGGCCGGCGCCGCTTTGGCTCGCGCGTCTCTCGGCTGGCGCGTTCGCCTTGGCGCTGGCGGTGCTCGGGGTCGGCGCCGCGTTGCTTCCCTTCTTCGTCGCGCCGGGGTTGGGGCGCGCGAATTTATACGGCGTTCCCGGATGTCTCGCAGCCGCCGTGATCGCTTGGGCGGTCATGCCCGCGGCCTGGGCCGGCGATACGCGCGTGGCCACGGGGCGGGCTTTGCTGCTCGCGCCGTTGCTCTATTGGGCGGTTCTGGAAGCCGAATTGCCGCATCTTGATGCGCTCTGGATCGCGCCGAGGGTCGCAGCCGTGCTCGCCGGCCGGACGCCGGCCGGGGAGGGGTTCGGCGCCATCGGTTACCAGGAGCCGAGCCTCCGCTTCGTCGTCGGCACCAAGACGCGGTTTCTCACCGGCCCCGGGGATGCCGCGCGGTTTCTCGCCGATGGCGGCCGGGTGGTGCTGGTCGATGCCGCCGAACGCGACGCCTTTCTTGCTGCCGCCAACGCGCTCGGGGTGCCAACAACCCCAATTGCGACACTTGACGGTTTCGATCTCGGGCGCGGACGGCGGGTGACACTGTTTCTCTATGCGCGTCTGCCGGCGAGCTGA
- a CDS encoding LysR substrate-binding domain-containing protein produces the protein MTLEQLRIFVAVAEREHVTRASAALNLTQSAVSAAIQTLEGRFQVKLFHRVGRNITLSEAGRVFLDEARAVLARAAAAERALVDLSGLKRGRLVIAASQTIAVHWLPRHLARFRAAWPEIALSITIGNTAQVAHAVREGEAELGFVEGQGEAPMLAARPVAEDRLVLIAPPGHPWALSGAEPSAAALAAENWVMREPGSGTRAVLEAALRARGMAPEALRVVLELPANEAVRVAVAAGAGVSALSEYVITEALAAGRVLRVPLALPARHFRVLWHRERHRGHAATALLDLIAAETPAAHGGRVGDGD, from the coding sequence ATGACGCTTGAGCAATTGCGGATTTTCGTCGCCGTCGCCGAGCGCGAGCACGTGACGCGGGCGAGTGCTGCGCTCAACCTCACCCAGTCGGCGGTGAGTGCCGCGATCCAGACGCTGGAGGGGCGATTCCAGGTGAAATTGTTCCACCGCGTCGGGCGCAATATCACGCTCAGCGAGGCGGGGCGGGTTTTTCTCGACGAAGCGCGCGCGGTGCTCGCCCGCGCCGCCGCCGCCGAGCGGGCGCTGGTCGATCTCAGCGGTCTCAAGCGCGGGCGGCTGGTGATCGCGGCAAGCCAAACGATCGCCGTGCATTGGCTGCCGCGCCATCTCGCGCGGTTTCGCGCCGCCTGGCCGGAGATCGCTCTCAGCATCACCATCGGCAACACCGCGCAGGTCGCGCATGCGGTGAGGGAGGGGGAGGCGGAACTCGGCTTCGTCGAGGGCCAGGGCGAGGCGCCGATGCTGGCGGCGCGGCCAGTGGCGGAGGATCGGCTGGTGCTGATCGCGCCGCCCGGCCACCCCTGGGCGCTGTCCGGCGCCGAACCGAGTGCCGCGGCGCTGGCGGCGGAGAACTGGGTGATGCGTGAGCCGGGCTCGGGCACGCGCGCGGTGCTGGAGGCGGCGTTGCGGGCGCGCGGGATGGCGCCGGAGGCGCTGCGGGTGGTATTGGAATTGCCGGCCAACGAAGCGGTGCGGGTCGCGGTCGCGGCGGGCGCGGGGGTGAGCGCGCTTTCGGAATATGTCATCACCGAAGCGTTGGCCGCCGGGCGGGTGCTGCGGGTTCCGCTGGCGTTGCCGGCACGGCATTTTCGTGTGCTTTGGCACCGCGAACGTCACCGCGGCCATGCCGCGACGGCGTTGCTCGATCTGATTGCTGCTGAAACGCCGGCTGCGCACGGCGGGCGCGTCGGCGATGGCGACTGA
- the fahA gene encoding fumarylacetoacetase, whose amino-acid sequence MIDATHDQGLRSWVASANGHSEFPIQNLPFGVFSPPGGKPRIGVAIGDKIFDLSAAAEAGAIGPAIAPACREPVLNALLGESAAARTELRQTLSELLAERAKPRPEWLHAMASSVLHLPARIGDYTDFFAGIHHATNTGRQFRPDNPLLANYKYVPVAYHGRASSVVVSGHEVRRPNGQRKPAAEMVPSFGASRNLDYELELGIWVGPGNALGEPITIAEAADHIAGFSLLNDWSARDIQGWEYQPLGPFLAKNFATTISPWIVTTEALAPFRIPQAPRPAGDPAPLAYLSDPRDQANGAFAIVLEVLLQTPAMRAAGQAPQPLAHSNTRYLYWTVAQMLAHHTSNGCNLSPGDLFGSGTISGPSPESYGSLLEITEGGRKPLTLPSGETRRFLEDGDEVIFRAHATREGFARIGFGECRGVILPAPARGGSLRE is encoded by the coding sequence ATGATCGATGCAACGCACGACCAAGGGCTGCGGAGTTGGGTTGCAAGCGCCAATGGCCATAGCGAATTTCCGATCCAGAATCTGCCATTCGGGGTTTTTTCACCGCCCGGCGGTAAGCCCCGGATCGGCGTTGCGATCGGTGATAAGATTTTTGACCTCAGCGCCGCGGCAGAAGCCGGTGCGATCGGCCCCGCGATCGCGCCTGCCTGCCGTGAGCCAGTGCTGAATGCGCTTCTTGGCGAAAGCGCCGCGGCGCGCACAGAGCTTCGCCAGACGCTTTCGGAACTTCTCGCGGAGCGCGCAAAGCCGCGCCCGGAATGGTTGCACGCGATGGCCTCTTCTGTGCTCCATCTGCCGGCGCGGATCGGTGATTACACCGATTTTTTCGCCGGCATCCACCATGCAACCAATACCGGCCGGCAATTCCGCCCCGATAATCCGCTGCTGGCGAATTACAAATATGTGCCGGTCGCCTATCATGGGCGGGCCTCGTCGGTGGTTGTCTCCGGACACGAGGTGCGGCGGCCGAACGGGCAAAGAAAGCCCGCGGCCGAGATGGTGCCGAGTTTCGGTGCGAGCCGCAATCTCGATTACGAACTCGAACTTGGCATCTGGGTTGGGCCCGGCAATGCGCTTGGCGAGCCCATCACTATTGCCGAAGCGGCTGATCATATCGCCGGCTTTTCTCTCTTGAACGATTGGTCGGCGCGCGACATTCAGGGCTGGGAATATCAGCCACTCGGCCCGTTTCTCGCCAAGAATTTCGCAACCACCATCTCGCCCTGGATCGTCACCACCGAAGCGCTGGCGCCGTTTCGCATCCCGCAGGCGCCGCGCCCGGCCGGCGATCCGGCGCCGCTCGCTTATCTTTCCGACCCTCGTGATCAGGCAAACGGCGCCTTCGCGATCGTTCTCGAGGTTTTGCTGCAAACCCCGGCGATGCGTGCTGCGGGGCAAGCGCCGCAGCCGCTGGCGCATTCGAACACGCGCTATCTCTACTGGACGGTCGCGCAAATGCTCGCCCATCACACCAGCAACGGCTGCAATCTTTCGCCGGGTGATCTCTTTGGCTCTGGCACCATCTCTGGGCCGAGCCCGGAGAGCTATGGCAGCCTGCTCGAGATCACCGAGGGCGGGCGAAAGCCGTTGACCTTGCCTTCGGGCGAGACACGGCGCTTTCTTGAAGATGGCGACGAGGTGATTTTCCGCGCCCATGCCACGCGCGAGGGGTTTGCTCGCATCGGCTTTGGCGAGTGTCGCGGCGTGATCCTGCCGGCACCCGCCCGCGGCGGATCATTGCGCGAGTAA